A DNA window from Guyparkeria halophila contains the following coding sequences:
- a CDS encoding M16 family metallopeptidase, producing MPSHRLFKPLVLAFLLAGLVTPATAAEVHETTLDNGLKVLVLPDERAPVVTHQIWYKVGSVDEPGGITGIAHMFEHMMFKGTENLGPGEFSDIIARLGGEENAFTGRDFTGYYQTLAANELETVMRWEADRMANLEIDPEEFAREKEVVKEEWRSRVRDNPNARLNQLLYATAFTSSGYHHPIIGWKTDIDAYTVEDLQRWYREHYAPNNATLIVVGDVEPPAVVELAERHYGKVAQRALSPAKPREEMTQHGLKRANLGIPANLPHLTMGYKVPSLVTAAEARTAYALAVTSGILAGDSGARLNNDLVRAGKLSAASAGYNLNARETTLFTVDATPRDGQSLDEVERLLREQIERLKNEPVEKDELERIKAQVVASDVYQRDSLFYQGMKLGIYETVGLDYRLADRFVAGVRAVTVDDVQAVAREYFRDDGLTIATLEPASDESTTLPSPTGGIDRVH from the coding sequence ATGCCAAGCCATCGCCTGTTCAAGCCCCTCGTGCTGGCCTTCCTGCTGGCCGGTCTCGTCACGCCGGCCACGGCGGCCGAGGTCCACGAAACCACCCTCGACAACGGCCTCAAGGTCCTGGTCCTGCCGGACGAGCGCGCGCCAGTGGTCACGCATCAGATCTGGTACAAAGTCGGCTCGGTCGACGAACCGGGCGGGATCACCGGGATCGCCCACATGTTCGAGCACATGATGTTCAAGGGCACGGAAAACCTCGGCCCCGGCGAGTTCTCGGACATCATCGCCCGGCTGGGTGGCGAGGAAAACGCCTTCACCGGCCGCGATTTCACCGGCTATTACCAGACGCTTGCCGCCAATGAGCTGGAGACGGTGATGCGCTGGGAGGCCGACCGCATGGCCAACCTCGAGATCGACCCCGAGGAGTTCGCGCGCGAAAAGGAAGTGGTCAAGGAGGAATGGCGCTCGCGCGTGCGAGACAATCCCAATGCCCGCCTGAACCAGTTGCTCTATGCCACGGCCTTTACCAGCAGCGGCTATCACCATCCGATCATCGGCTGGAAGACTGATATCGACGCCTACACCGTCGAGGACCTGCAACGCTGGTACCGGGAGCATTACGCCCCCAACAACGCCACCCTGATCGTGGTCGGCGACGTCGAGCCGCCGGCCGTGGTCGAGCTGGCCGAGCGCCACTACGGCAAGGTCGCGCAACGCGCCCTGTCCCCGGCCAAGCCCCGCGAAGAGATGACGCAACACGGCCTCAAGCGGGCCAACCTCGGCATCCCCGCCAATCTGCCGCACCTGACGATGGGCTACAAGGTCCCCTCACTGGTCACCGCCGCGGAGGCGCGCACGGCCTATGCACTCGCGGTCACCTCGGGCATTCTCGCTGGCGATTCGGGGGCACGCCTGAACAACGACCTGGTGCGAGCCGGCAAGCTTTCGGCGGCTTCGGCGGGCTACAACCTGAATGCCCGTGAAACGACCCTGTTCACCGTCGATGCCACCCCGCGCGACGGCCAATCACTCGACGAGGTCGAACGACTGTTGCGCGAACAGATCGAGCGACTGAAGAACGAACCGGTCGAGAAAGACGAACTCGAGCGCATCAAGGCCCAGGTCGTCGCCTCGGATGTCTATCAGCGTGATTCGTTGTTCTACCAGGGCATGAAACTGGGGATCTACGAGACGGTCGGTCTCGACTATCGTCTTGCCGACCGATTCGTGGCGGGCGTGCGCGCGGTCACCGTCGACGATGTGCAGGCGGTCGCCCGGGAATACTTCCGGGACGACGGGCTCACCATCGCCACCCTCGAACCGGCAAGCGACGAATCGACCACCCTGCCCAGCCCGACCGGAGGTATCGACCGTGTCCACTGA